GCGCATTGACTGCACGCGCCTGCGTTGGCGCGCGATTGAGGGAATATTCACCAAAATCCAACCATAGCTTCTCAATTTCTTCCCGAGCCAGCCGCCCGCAATGCTGTACAAGAGCATCATCGCCTCAATCGCCAAAAGCATGGGGCTAAGCAATACCAGCGACTTGACGCTGTAGTTCTGCAAAAGCACGGCCCACCGGTTGCGCTCGGTCCAGTAAAACATTTCCTTGTTGCGGTTGAACTGGTAGTAGTGGTATGCAACCGCGCGTGGCGCGAGCATCACGCGGTAGCCGGCCAGTTTCGCGCGCCAGCACAAATCCAGATCCTCGTGGTACATAAAAAACTTCTCATCCAGCACGCCAATGCGCTCTAAGGCGCTGCGTTTGACGAGAAGCGCGGCGCCGGACGCATACCCAATGGAAAGCGGCTCGCGATCCTTCCATCGCTCCAGAGGCTCGCGATAATGCGAAACAAATCCGAATCCAAGGTAGTGCAAGGCATTGCCCGCGTTATTCGCCAATGACCGCTCATCGCCCAAAACCAGCATCCCCTGCACGATTCCGACATCATCCGGTGACGCGGCTTTTACGATTTCAGACAAAAAATCAGGCGCAACTTCCATATCCTGGTTCAGCATCAAAATATATTCGTACTTGTGGCGAAGCGCCTCCTTGATGCCGAGATTGCTGCCTCCCACAAACCCGAGATTCTTTACGGAACGGATTACATCAACATCAGGAAATTCTTTTTCCACGATGTCCGCAGTCCCGTCGGATGAAGCGTTGTCAACGACAATGACGCCAAAGCCCCCCGTGTACGCATTCCGAAAAACGGAAGCTAGGCATTTCTGTATCCACCTGCTTCCGTTGTAGGTAACGATAATTACTGCGACTTTATTCTTCATCACCAATCACCCCGGACGATTCCTCTGGAATCGCCGGGGGCCCCGATTTCATGGCCACATGGCGCACGATTTTCGTAATGTCGCGCTCCACGCGCTCAATGTGCACGAATAACCGGAAGATGAGGTAAAACGCCAATGCAACGGCAATGTAAACGACCAAATCAATTCCGGTTGCCGTCTGCAACCCAATGTATGATGCAACGCGGTCCGCAAGCTGGGGGTACAGCGCCACCATGCCCACGCCAAACCACAGGAGCGCCCAAAACACAGCTTCCCGAAACGTGATTTCGCGCCGCTTGAGCTTGGCGCCAACGCGCGTAATCAGGAACAGAACGACAATGATGGTAACAACTTGTATAAGCATAGGAATAAGGTGTACAGGGTGTGTAAAATTTTTCGCGAGAATGCATGGGCAAAGCCCCCTTCGGAGCGAAAAA
This sequence is a window from Parcubacteria group bacterium. Protein-coding genes within it:
- a CDS encoding glycosyltransferase family 2 protein, yielding MKNKVAVIIVTYNGSRWIQKCLASVFRNAYTGGFGVIVVDNASSDGTADIVEKEFPDVDVIRSVKNLGFVGGSNLGIKEALRHKYEYILMLNQDMEVAPDFLSEIVKAASPDDVGIVQGMLVLGDERSLANNAGNALHYLGFGFVSHYREPLERWKDREPLSIGYASGAALLVKRSALERIGVLDEKFFMYHEDLDLCWRAKLAGYRVMLAPRAVAYHYYQFNRNKEMFYWTERNRWAVLLQNYSVKSLVLLSPMLLAIEAMMLLYSIAGGWLGKKLRSYGWILVNIPSIARQRRRVQSMRTVNDRKIFRTMDAGFSFSEIRNPALTYVMSPFSSLYFHIVRLI
- a CDS encoding DUF2304 family protein, coding for MLIQVVTIIVVLFLITRVGAKLKRREITFREAVFWALLWFGVGMVALYPQLADRVASYIGLQTATGIDLVVYIAVALAFYLIFRLFVHIERVERDITKIVRHVAMKSGPPAIPEESSGVIGDEE